A stretch of Primulina tabacum isolate GXHZ01 chromosome 13, ASM2559414v2, whole genome shotgun sequence DNA encodes these proteins:
- the LOC142521800 gene encoding uncharacterized protein LOC142521800 — MERHEHEHEEEHNEGRHVEMPRRIPMLEYAQPSLDGARPSIVRPIVRANHFEIKPAIVQMIQNTVQFGRSAVRADITTFAQFEQESLYEAWERFKDLLRRCPHHELPIGLVVQTFYYGLLTPNRTMIDAAACGSLLRKTAEEGYELLEEMAVSSYHPQSERNNQRRSAGVHQVTDISAITAQLDVLNTKLDGLNMGCTAMPLQEIFCEKCGGEHYIKDCQDSGPFYVQERAPVNQVGVQNRPSLKKAKLDAQFGMFLEIFKKLHINIPFSDTLMQMPSYAKFLKDVLANKRKLDDHMTVNLTENCSALETWIGGVIENVLVKVDKFIFPADFVVLDMEEDIEMPLILGRPFLATSKALIDVQEGKLRLRVGEEEITFGFFNALKHTLHSDSCYRIDSFDSLVFNYVQDALRDPLEATLITES; from the exons ATGGAGAGGCACGAGCACGAGCATGAGGAGGAACACAATGAAGGCAGACATGTTGAGATGCCACGCCGCATACCGATGCTAGAGTATGCCCAGCCTTCTTTGGATGGTGCACGCCCCAGCATTGTGAGGCCTATTGTGCGGGCAAACCACTTCGAAATCAAGCCAGCCATAGTTCAAATGATTCAGAATACAGTCCAGTTTGGAAGATCTGCA GTGCGGGCAGACATCACCACATTTGCTCAGTTCGAGCAGGAgtctttatatgaggcatgggagcgtTTCAAAGATTTATTACGAAGATGCCCTCATCATGAACTGCCAATTGGGTTAGTCGTTCAAACCTTTTACTATGGCTTGCTTACtcctaatcgtactatgatagatgctgctgcttGTGGAAGCCTCTTGAGAAAAACTGCTGAGGAAGGATACGAGTTATTAGAGGAGATGGCTGTtagcagctatcatcctcaatctgaaaggaacaaCCAGCGAAGAAGTGCAGGAGTTCATCAGGTAACTGACATTTCCGCTATTACTGCACAACTTGATGTCTTGAATACGAAATTGGACGGCTTGAATATGGGTTGCACGGCTATGCCtcttcaagagatattttgtgaaaaatgcggaGGAGAACACTATATTAAGGACTGTCAAGACAGTGGTCCTTTTTATGTGCAAGAAAGGGCACcagtgaatcaagtgggagtccaaaATCGTCCAT CATTAAAAAAGGCGAAATTAGATGCGCAATTCGGTATGTTCTTagaaatattcaagaaattgcacaTCAATATTCCCTTTTCTGATACTCTAATGCAAATGCCAAGCTACGCTAAATTTCTGAAGGACGTCTTAGCAAACAAGAGAAAATTGGATGATCACATGACGGTTAATCTAACTGAAAATTGCTCtgctttg GAAACTTGGATTGGGGGAGTTATTGAGAATGTGCTAGTGAAAGTGGACAAATTCATTTTTCCTGCAGATTTCGTGGTGCTCGACATGGAGGAAGATATAGAGATGCCTTTAATTTTAGGGAGACCATTCCTTGCAACTAGCAAGGCTCTAATTGATGTGCaggaagggaagttgagattgagagtgggagAAGAGGAGATTACTTTTGGCTTTTTTAATgcacttaagcacacactgcattCTGATAGTTGTTATAGAATTGATTCTTTTGATTCTCTTGTGTTCAACTATGTGCAGGATGCTCTTAGGGACCCTTTAGAAGCCACCCTCATTACTGAATCATGA